Proteins from one Malaya genurostris strain Urasoe2022 chromosome 2, Malgen_1.1, whole genome shotgun sequence genomic window:
- the LOC131429572 gene encoding probable cytochrome P450 9f2 translates to MEMDLVTVAAIGAIILLLYHYVSKKYEYFLTKPIPCVKPTFLLGSNAPIVFRRRDVASHVKMMYNTYPESKVIGTYDFMKPIFMLRDPDVIKKITVKDFDFFPDHTPMVTNDAAEDEVGGDSLIGNSLVVLRGQKWRDMRSTLSPAFTGSKMRHMFGLVAECAQSLADFFNSETKAGKILEYEMKDTFSRFGNDVIATVAFGIEVNSLKDPENDFYVKVKQMLNFQSIWVILKVFLVRCAPKLSQRLGIDFANKNSTNYFKKMILNNMHQREVHGIVRNDMIHMLMEVRKGSLKHLKDEQDQKDAGFATVQESNVGKTTHARVWTENELIAQCFIFFLAGFDTVSTAMTFLTYELITNPEVQNRLYKEIVETNESLKTAPLSYEVLQKMEYMDMVVSEALRKWPPAIMFDRYCTKDYVYEDGSGTRFVIEKNQTVWIPTFAIHHDPKYYPDPEKFDPERFNETNRTKINSATYLPFGIGPRNCIGSRLALMEVKLILYYLLKDFSLEPTEKTQIPLQLTKNMFLFQAEKGVWAEFKPRNK, encoded by the exons ATGGAGATGGATTTGGTAACAGTCGCTGCCATCGGGGCTATCATTTTGTTGTTGTATCATTATGTGTCGAAAAAGTATGAATATTTTCTAACCAAGCCGATACCATGCGTGAAACCAACTTTTCTGCTAGGCAGCAATGCTCCGATTGTGTTCCGTAGAAGAGACGTGGCGTCCCACGTTAAAATGATGTACAATACCTATCCGGAGTCCAA AGTGATCGGTACCTACGATTTCATGAAACCGATATTCATGTTGCGCGATCCGGACGTGATTAAGAAGATCACCGTGAAAGATTTTGACTTCTTTCCAGACCATACGCCAATGGTGACCAACGACGCAGCAGAAGATGAGGTCGGCGGTGATAGTCTTATCGGTAACTCGCTGGTTGTGTTACGCGGTCAAAAGTGGAGAGACATGCGATCAACGCTGAGTCCAGCGTTCACCGGTAGTAAAATGCGACATATGTTCGGGCTAGTGGCAGAGTGTGCCCAATCATTGGCAGATTTCTTCAACTCAGAAACAAAAGCAGGAAAAATTCTAGAGTATGAGATGAAGGATACGTTCTCCCGCTTTGGGAATGATGTGATTGCAACGGTTGCCTTCGGTATTGAGGTGAACTCGTTGAAGGATCCAGAGAATGAtttctatgtaaaagttaagCAGATGTTGAATTTTCAATCGATTTGGGTGATACTTAAGGTTTTTCTGGTGAGATGTGCACCGAAGTTGTCCCAAAGACTTGGAATCGATTTTGCGAACAAAAATTCAACGAATTACTTCAAGAAAATGATTCTTAATAATATGCATCAGAGAGAAGTACATGGGATTGTACGCAATGACATGATTCATATGTTGATGGAAGTTCGTAAGGGTTCATTGAAGCATCTCAAGGATGAGCAGGATCAGAAAGATGCGGGGTTCGCCACAGTACAGGAATCGAATGTGGGGAAAACAACTCACGCTCGAGTGTGGACTGAAAATGAACTGATCGCACagtgtttcatttttttcttggcAGGTTTCGATACTGTTTCGACCGCTATGACATTTCTAACCTATGAACTAATAACCAATCCGGAAGTTCAGAATCGTCTGTATAAGGAAATAGTTGAAACTAATGAATCTCTCAAAACAGCTCCTCTGTCTTACGAAGTTCTCCAGAAAATGGAATATATGGACATGGTCGTTTCGGAGGCTCTTCGCAAATGGCCACCAGCTATTATGTTCGATCGATACTGCACTAAAGACTATGTGTATGAAGACGGCTCTGGAACTCGCTTTGTTATCGAGAAAAATCAAACAGTATGGATTCCTACGTTCGCTATTCATCACGATCCAAAGTACTATCCAGATCCGGAGAAATTCGATCCGGAACGATTTAACGAGACAAACCGAACAAAGATTAATAGCGCCACCTATCTGCCGTTTGGAATAGGCCCAAGGAACTGCATCGGCTCACGATTAGCACTGATGGAGGTCAAACTGATTCTGTACTACCTGTTGAAGGACTTCAGTCTGGAGCCAACTGAGAAAACGCAGATTCCTTTGCAACTAACGAAAAATATGTTCCTGTTTCAAGCGGAGAAAGGTGTGTGGGCGGAGTTCAAACCGAGAAACAAATAA